GCCCGGTCCACGAGCGACTTCGCGGGGGGATGACCACGGAAGAGGTCGAGTCCGACGCGCTGGCCGGCCGCGAGGTCACGTACTTCAACGGCGGCAACGTCGCCTTCTCGCGACCCGCGCTCGACGCGCTGGACGGCTTCGACGAGTACCTGGAGATCGGCAGCGCCCGCGACGGCGCCCACCGGCTGGCGAACCTCGACTACGCGGTGACCTGGCAGTCCGGGATGGGCGTCGCCCGCCAGGTCGGCGCCGACGGCGGCGGCCCGACGAGCGACCCCGGCTGGAAGTATCGCTCGCTCGCCTACCGACTCGTCAAGAACTACGGCGTGCGCCCGCGCGTGGCCGCGCGGATGGTAATCCACGCCGGCCGCGACGCCCTCGACTCGCTACGGGACGTGGCCCGCGGCGACGGCACGCCGTCGAACTGGCTCGGCACCGGCCGCGACGTGCTCTCCGGACTGGCGGTCGGATCGAAAGACGGCGCCTGGGCGCGCCTGCTCGACCGGTCGTCCCGTCGCAACCCCTACGGCCGCTCGGCCCGCTCGGACCGCGCCGTCGCCGTCTACGACAGTCGGTAGTCGTTCTCGACGCGAATAGAGGAGCCGCTTCACGGGAGTCACTACTGTTGACCCGCGGGTGCGAGCGCCTCGAAGACGCGGGCGGGGTTGTTCGAGAAGACCTTCGTCATGGCGTCCTCGGGGACGTCGAGGGTCAGTACTTCCATGACGGCGACGTTCGGGTGGGCGGCGGGCGAGCCGCTGCCGAAGCAGACCCGGTCGGGGTGTTCCATGATCGCCCGCTCCAGCGGGTCGCGGTAGCGGACGAAGCTCGTATCGAGGTACAGCGACGAGGCGTGGTCGAGCAGGTCGATGGCGCGCTCCATCAGCTCTCGGTCCAGTGGATGGCCGCCGAAGTGCGCGAGGACGACCGGGAAGTCGTATTCGAGGAGGGTGGCCTCGACGGCTTCCGGCGGGAACTCCCGACCGCCGTGGACGATGGTCGGCAGGCCCACGTCGGCCAGGCCTTCGAGCACTTCCTCGTCGGGGAGCCCGTCACGGGGAGGATTGAGCTTGAAGCCGACGAATCGGTCGTCGTAGGCGTACTGCTCGACGTCCTCGGGGGAGGTGTGGTCGTCCCCGCGACTGGCGGTGAGATTCCGGAGTTTCGCTGCGGTCGTGTCACCGGGGTCGCGAGCGCCGTTGATGCGGGCCACCGCGACGAACGGTCGGCCGACGCTCATCCGGGCGACGGCGTTGTTCGCCGGCAGGTAGTCGCCGTCGCGTCCGCTCGGGAACACCAGCGACCTGACGACGCCGGCCTGGTGCATCTCCCGTTCCAGCCGTTCGGGGTCGCCCAGCCCCTCGCGCTGGCGGCGGTCCTCGTCCGGCTCCAGCCGCGCGTGCACGTCGACCACCCGGAACCCGTGCTCCAGCTCCAGCATTCACCCTACCTTGTGTGGAGGTGGTTGAAACGGTTGTCGGAGCGAACGGGCGGTCGGACGAGCATTCGGGTCCGTGGCAGTCGGGTCAGTCGGTGAGGCGTCTGGTGAGTCGACCCAGTGCGAACCCGAGCGTCCCGGTGAGAGCGGCGTAGACGCCCGCGACGAGCAGGTAGACCGCGACGATGACCCACATATGACCCGCGAATATCCCCGGGCGAGAGTGCGG
This DNA window, taken from Halosimplex litoreum, encodes the following:
- a CDS encoding glycosyltransferase family 2 protein, with the protein product MQLSVVVPTLDGREQLARTLDALTGHVAAAEVVVVNGPSTDGTTGMVRERDDVDVLVEVADRTVTAARNAGIEQTTGDAVALVDQGLAVTDEWYGALVEGLADADVVSGPVHERLRGGMTTEEVESDALAGREVTYFNGGNVAFSRPALDALDGFDEYLEIGSARDGAHRLANLDYAVTWQSGMGVARQVGADGGGPTSDPGWKYRSLAYRLVKNYGVRPRVAARMVIHAGRDALDSLRDVARGDGTPSNWLGTGRDVLSGLAVGSKDGAWARLLDRSSRRNPYGRSARSDRAVAVYDSR
- a CDS encoding amidohydrolase family protein, coding for MLELEHGFRVVDVHARLEPDEDRRQREGLGDPERLEREMHQAGVVRSLVFPSGRDGDYLPANNAVARMSVGRPFVAVARINGARDPGDTTAAKLRNLTASRGDDHTSPEDVEQYAYDDRFVGFKLNPPRDGLPDEEVLEGLADVGLPTIVHGGREFPPEAVEATLLEYDFPVVLAHFGGHPLDRELMERAIDLLDHASSLYLDTSFVRYRDPLERAIMEHPDRVCFGSGSPAAHPNVAVMEVLTLDVPEDAMTKVFSNNPARVFEALAPAGQQ